ATTTCGCAACATTGACAACCATACCCCTTTAAGTTGCAAAATAATTCGACTAGCCTTTCTTATCGCTAAAACTTCCACAAACAACTGTACAAACTTACTTAAGCGGATTACAGATGTCAATGGCTACCCAAGAATGCGACAAAGGTTGAAGCTAGTTATCAGGTTAATTCTCTTGCCCCAAGTCCGCATTCTATGAACGCAACAGTTAACATTTTCACCCAAATCCCTGCCCCCTTGCACGATTGTATGCAGGATTATTTACAACAACACCCAGATTGGGATGAGAAACGTTTACTAGCTGCTGCTGTATCACTGTTTCTGTTGCAGCATGGTGAAGGAGATCGCCACGTTGGGCAAGTTTATCTTGAAACTATGTTTCATCGTTCTTAAATTAAGATCATGTTTACGAATTAACCCAAAAGCGTAACTTACCTCAACACATTGCTTAGAGTCTCAATCCAATGGCATTTTAACAACAATCATGAGTTACCCTCTTTCTCATCCTGAAGATCCAGATTTCCATTCATCTATTCAGGAGAACCTAAAACAGCTTTCCGCTCAGTTAGGATATCCTTTGGACGAATCATCAGTTATGGAAATATACCAGGATGCGTGCGATCTACTAAGCCACCTTTCTCCATCACCTCTTACTCTTGCCCGCGTTGCCGGAATATTATTGGTTTACCGAGTCAATGATACAGAACCAGAAGAATCTAAGTGGTTTAGCAACCAGGTTAAACAATGTCTGGACGAAGAAGAAGTTGAGGAGTTGATTGAATCTATGTCTCGCACTGACGCTTTATGACCAATAAATATGAATCACCCGCCGAATTTGAAGAAAGATTAGATGAGATGATTAAGATGGGGAAATTAAAAGCTCAATACAAATCCCTGCTGTTAGAAATAGATGAACTTGGAGCAAAAGCTTGTGCTGAAGGTCTTATTTCTGGGCTGGGATGGGGTGTAGATGCTAATAATTTCATTCTGGATGAATACGAGATAATGAATGAAAACGGTAATCCTTTATATTTAAGTTTAGTGGAAACGAGAGATTACCTGGAAAAATTAATTGCAGACTCAGAACAAGCTAACGAATAGTTTTAGCAAACTGCTTCCAGATATTCTCAAAATTCAAAGCCAAATTCACTCCAAAAAGATGAGATACCTAGCTGTGCAAACTACGGATGCAGACCAGATATACAAAATTGTGGCAGAGGCTCTTGCAACCCCATCAATAAAAGCTTTGAGCTAGTGCTAGTGCCATTTGATGCTAAATTCTGTATGCTTCAATAATATATATGACTTGCGACCTTACACAAGAAAACCATGCCAAAAAATTGGGCTTTGAAAATAGACCAGTTTTTTAATGCAAACCCCCACTGCATTATCGCTACTGCTCACGTTGACAGCTTCCCCTCTGACCTACCGCTAGAACCGAATATTCGGGAGCCAAACCGCAAAAGCTCAACATACAGACAAATTTTTGACTCATTGACCACCGAACCTGAAAAATTCTTTGAGCGGCATAGTGGAATCGTACTGTGTGCCAACAAGGTCAAACCCAACACTAAAAAGACTCAGCTAGAGTTAGAGATACTAGAAGCTTGTGAGGGTGGTAGCGATGGCATCATTAATGGTGGGCATACGGTTTTAGCGTTTCAGCAGGCAAGAGAATATAAGTATGACCTAAGTGAAGCCAGAGTCAAAGTTACCATCCACATTGGGTTAACTGAAGATGAAGCAAAAGACATCGCCTTAGCATCAAATACATCTGCCCCGGTGGATGCGCGTTCTAAAGTCAACGCCAGGGGTGACTACAAATTCCTCAAGCAGTTTTTAGCCCAAAAAGAACGTGAGCAAGGAACAAAGTTCAGAGTGGCGTATTACCAGAACCAAAGCGGTGCGCCTAAGAATCCACAGTGCAATGTCAACCATTTGATTAAGTTGATGAACTGTTTGGACAGGAATAAATACAACCCAGACAGCAAGAGCAGAACTAAGCACCCGCCTGTAAGTAACACACCATCCTTGAGCGAGGCTGAAAGACAACGGCTGTCGAAACTGTTACCGTTACTGCCCAAGGGGTTATGGATTGAGCAACGACTATTTCAGGTAATCGAAGAACATATCACCAAGCCTAAGAGAAAAGGAGTAGTTGACCTCGCCTCAATTGACGCACGCAAGAATACACTGCTGCCAGATAGCAGATATTCATTCGGCTTTTCTGCGCCGGCTGATATTGCCATGCCGATTGTCGCTGCCTACCGGGTGTTTTTAGATGAGAACTACAACTGGATCATTCCCTTTGATGAGTTTGCCGAGGATTTTCTACAACACCTGTGGAATAACTATTACAAGAAATACTTAGTATCCGAGAAACTGGCTGGTAATACAGTTGGTAGTAAAATTTGTCGTAATCCAGTGATTTGGGATAACCTTTACGTTTCGGCTCAGAGCTACCTGAATCAGCAGTTGCTCAAGATAGTTAGCTCCAGTAATACCAAACGCGAAGAACTGAAGCTGGTGAATTAGTTAGTGTATTGGAATTTACCGGAAAGTGCAAAGCTCAAACTGTATCCCATTACATACCAAATTCACTATGTGTAAACCGAGAGCTAAAACTATCAAAGCTTTCACATAAATAAAATCTATCTTTCCTTCTCGAATGCTGCTCTGGTTCTTCTCCAGGGCAGTTTTAATCGTCAAAAGACAAGCGATCGCTCCTGCCTTACCAACCTCTACTCTTGCCGCACCTCCCAAAATGCCAGCCAGTGGCCCCTTCCTGATTTTCTTGTAGTCAGGGTCTAGCATTTAACCACTTGGCAATGCCTACGTTAGCTTTTATCTACGCCTCACTATTTGCTTTGCAGCATTAACGCCTGAGATGGCAGCACCTTCCATAAAACCTTGCCATTCGTAGAATGAGTTAGTATGTTCCCCAGCAAAATAAATATTATCCACCGATTTACCTTCATTATCAGCAATTGTTGTAAAGTAACCAGGTTGATTGCAGGTATAACTCCCTTTAGCTAATGAATTTAATGACCAATTTTCTAAATATGCTAGATATTCTGTATTTTTAATCCGTGCGGCTGAAACATTTGCACCAGGAAAAACAAAGTTAAGGTCATTAATGAATTTAGCCGTTTCTTGCTGTATATTTTTTGGGTTAAGTCTTGCACCTAGATTGCCACCAGTGTAATCTGTTAACACTGCTCGGTTGTATAGAGCTTTACTATAATTAGTTTCCCAAGTACCTTGAAGATTGGGTAGGTTTGCATAAGCACTACCATTACTACCAAGAGTAGTCCAAGGACGACCATTAAAACCAACTATCAATTTTGAGTTAGTTCCATAAACTAAATTATTGATAGCATCCAATTTCCACTGGGGTAGTTGAAGCCCTTTTAAATCCACTTCTCGTAAAGTCGAGAAAGGCAGACAGAACACAACAGCATCAAATTTTGTACTCAGACTGTTGTTAAACATTAATTCAATCTTACCTGTACTATCTTTTCTAGCAGCAGTCAGCTTTCTTCCATATTGAATCTGACCTATTAAACGGCTTTTTAAGCCTTCAACAATTTGTTGATTACCACCTATCACATGATATCTTTCATCACTGAATACACCGAAAGGACGAAATTTTGAACGTCTATCTGCATGAGCAAATAATAGAAAGCTTAAACAGCTTTGTTGGTCAATTTCTCTACCATATTCACCAATATATGCAGATTTAATTACATTTTTGAGCAATGCTCCGGCTCCACGATTATCCAAGTATTCTTGAAGACTAATCAAATCTAATTGTCTTTCACTTGGTGTGAAGTTATCCGCAGTCGGCTGTTTAAGTGTACGTAAATCCGTTTGCATTGCGCTAACGAAATCTCGATATTCATCAACTACTGCTGCTTCAGCATAACGCTGACCATTAAAGTAATAGAATACTTCTCCTACTTGTTTTGATAAGTCCTCTACTTCCAGCTTAAATTCGCTTACATAGCCTAGCATTGTTTTATGTAGATTATCTATAAATTCTCCGCCTCTTTCAGCTACTTGTCCAGGAAAGATATTACTAAGTGAGTAGCAGCGTCCTCCGGCCCTGTCATTAGCCTCATAAACAGTAGCTTTAATTCCTTGGCGTTGGAGTTCGTAAGCACAAGCCAGCCCTGCTAAACCAGCCCCTACAATTGCTATATTTGCATCTACATTACTAGGTGCAGCTAAAGTACGATGAAAATAACCAGTACCGACACCAATTGTTCCGCCAGCTATTGTTAATTTTCCTAAATCAGCCAGAAATTCTCTACGTTTAGTCTTACGCAATGATATTAATTCTTCCCATTGATAAATGCGTTCAATACCCTCACTCGTGGAGATATGATGTTTTTGACAATAACTGGCAATCTTGAGTATACGAGACAGTCTTCCAAATATATTTGAATGGCTCATTATTATTAAAACTATAAATTGATTCAGTCTATAATCTTTATTTATAATTATAAAGTCTTAGACTAATAGTTATTTTTAAGAATTAGTTTTTTGTAAATAATTTTTATATGAATTTCTAGTATTTCACAAAGATTATCATTCTCAATCAGGTAAAGCCATTAAATATATCTTCAGGAGGTGTTTAACTTGTGGTTTTGGGACAAAGATGCTGTTGAATACGAAATTTACAAGAAATACGAACGGGCATTAGTTACCATTAGCGTGAATTTTTCACTCTTTGCAAGTATCTGAAGCACTAGAATCTTGCACTTGTGGGTTAGAGGATGCGTTCAGAAGCACAATCGACTATACGCTGTGGTTGCAGAAAAATAAAAAGCAAGTTTATCCCAATGAGATTTTGATTCGTGCTTTGCAGGAACAATGGAAACCGATGGCATGGAAAGATGAGTATCTGGAATTGCCAAATCTAGAATCCCCAGGACAAAGGTGGTGGAATGCAGCCGCGTCAATTTGGGGGTACGATGTACGCAACCAAGTTGTTGCTGACGTTTTTTATGACTAAGACACAGAGCTTATCAAGTTCACCAACGGAAAGGAAATTATGGTAGATACTGCGTGGCGTTGGGAATGGGAACGGGTGTTGAGATATGCGACTGGCAAATAAACATTTGCTACTATTAAGGCTAAGTTCTAAACAGCCCAGAGTTGCTGTAACAAGAGCATCTTAACAATAGCTAATTTGCAAATAGATTATGGCAAAGCGTAACAAAAGCAATCTCCAGTGGCTCAAAGAAACGCTAGAGCTAAAACCTGACCATCGCTGGGAATCTCCGTCAGGTTACAAAATATTTGTTGCTAATCGCGGTGCAGTTCGCTTCAATGTCCCCCAAGACTGGTTTTTTGAGCCACAAGAAAAATCCTTCAAGTTCAGTGATAAAAAACCACCTAACGATGACTGCGCTCTGGAAGTATCTTTCAACCATCTTCCTTCAGGTGACTGGAGTCTATTTCCCCTTAAGGCTACTTTAAAGAAAATAGTAGAAGACGAAAGCCGTGATGTGATTGAAAAAAGTGAAATTATCACTCTCAAGCGTCAAACTGCTAGGATTGTCTGGACACAGATTAAATTTATCGACACTCAAGAAGAACCACGCGAAGCTTTCTCACGGATTTGTATTGGTTTGGGGTCAAATGTGCAATGTTTGATTACATTTGATTATTGGGCAGATCAAGCAGAGCAATTGACACCTGTTTGGGATGAAGTCATGCGTAGTTTAACGTTGGGTTTGTATATCCGCGATCCTAGAACTGGTTTGGCTTTTCCTGATTGAGCTTTCCAAAATTAATAACACAGATTCCTGCTAAGATACATTTAATATCCAGTTCCGGTAAACACCGATAATTAATTACTCCTGGTTTTTGAGGACTGTAGTTCAGGTGAATAAATAGGTAAGTAGATTAAATTGAACCTTCTGGTAAGGCTAAATTATTATGAATTTTTTATCGGCTAGAGTCTAATAAATTTTACCATTAGCTTTTGAAGTAGTAGTTAACTTAATTCTCAGCCATCAAGAGAAAAATTATACGCTCAAAAGATAGGGTTACTGTAATGAGCATTATTAAGCCACTCATAGCTACAACAGCAAGCATCGCTTTGAGCTATTTTGTCACGGGCATCACCCGGATTTCTCACAAAGAGATAAAAAAAGGGGGTCAAAAACTGCGAAAATGTATATAGGATAAGCATTCCAGCAGTTATAAACCATGACCCCGACTTTCACAGATATTACACCAAAACAATTCAAATTCTCCGGGGAAAAATCACACCCGATTGTAGTTAATTTTCAGGGTGGGACGGTAACATCGGATGCAGGATTAAGCTTAATTGCGGAAATAGACAGAAAATTAGAAATCACATCAAAATTTGCACAGTGTTTCCAAGATTACCGTCAGCCAAATCGAGTTGACCATTCAGTAGAGAGTTTAATTAAACAACGTATATACGGGTTAGTCATGGGATATGAAGACTTAAATGACCACGAGGAATTACGTCATGACCCGATGTTTGCTCTAGCAGTCTTAAAAACAATTGGAATAGAGGATGAGCCTGCAATATTGGCAGGAAAAAGTACATTAAACCGACTGGAACATTGCCCTGAAGAGATAGAACAAGGAGTAGACAGTCGTTATCATAAAATCGGGCATTCTCGATCAGAGATTGAAAGTTTATTTGTCAAAATATTTCTAGAATCTTACGCCAAAGAGCCAAGACAAATTATTTTGGATTTAGATGTAACTGATGACTTAGTACACGGCAATCAGGAGCAAGTTTTCTTCAATACTTATTATGGGGGATACTGCTATGCTCCACTGTATATATTTTGTGGAAAACATCTGTTAGCATCCAAACTTCGCCCTTCAAATGTAGACCCAGCATTTGGGGCATTATCAGAACTACAGAGAGTGATTAAACAAATACGTCAACAATGGAAGAATGTTGAGATTTTAGTACGTGGAGATAGTGCCTATTCTAGGGACGATATCATGAGGTGGTGTGAATCACAGCCCGGTTTAGATTATGTTTTTGGATTGGCGCAAAATAGTCGTTTAATTGGGATGACTACGACGACTCAAAATAGAGCCTCGCTTGAGTTTGAGCAAAAACTATCAACAGTAGTTTCATTTTTAGAAACAGTATTTCAGCCAGATGAACAACTTCCTTCGCTTGCGGAAGATTTGATTGATAACTCAATTTGGTACAAGTCTTTAGACTATCAAA
Above is a window of Nostoc sp. MS1 DNA encoding:
- a CDS encoding flavin monoamine oxidase family protein, translated to MSHSNIFGRLSRILKIASYCQKHHISTSEGIERIYQWEELISLRKTKRREFLADLGKLTIAGGTIGVGTGYFHRTLAAPSNVDANIAIVGAGLAGLACAYELQRQGIKATVYEANDRAGGRCYSLSNIFPGQVAERGGEFIDNLHKTMLGYVSEFKLEVEDLSKQVGEVFYYFNGQRYAEAAVVDEYRDFVSAMQTDLRTLKQPTADNFTPSERQLDLISLQEYLDNRGAGALLKNVIKSAYIGEYGREIDQQSCLSFLLFAHADRRSKFRPFGVFSDERYHVIGGNQQIVEGLKSRLIGQIQYGRKLTAARKDSTGKIELMFNNSLSTKFDAVVFCLPFSTLREVDLKGLQLPQWKLDAINNLVYGTNSKLIVGFNGRPWTTLGSNGSAYANLPNLQGTWETNYSKALYNRAVLTDYTGGNLGARLNPKNIQQETAKFINDLNFVFPGANVSAARIKNTEYLAYLENWSLNSLAKGSYTCNQPGYFTTIADNEGKSVDNIYFAGEHTNSFYEWQGFMEGAAISGVNAAKQIVRRR
- a CDS encoding DUF2811 domain-containing protein, whose translation is MNATVNIFTQIPAPLHDCMQDYLQQHPDWDEKRLLAAAVSLFLLQHGEGDRHVGQVYLETMFHRS
- a CDS encoding AIPR family protein; the protein is MPKNWALKIDQFFNANPHCIIATAHVDSFPSDLPLEPNIREPNRKSSTYRQIFDSLTTEPEKFFERHSGIVLCANKVKPNTKKTQLELEILEACEGGSDGIINGGHTVLAFQQAREYKYDLSEARVKVTIHIGLTEDEAKDIALASNTSAPVDARSKVNARGDYKFLKQFLAQKEREQGTKFRVAYYQNQSGAPKNPQCNVNHLIKLMNCLDRNKYNPDSKSRTKHPPVSNTPSLSEAERQRLSKLLPLLPKGLWIEQRLFQVIEEHITKPKRKGVVDLASIDARKNTLLPDSRYSFGFSAPADIAMPIVAAYRVFLDENYNWIIPFDEFAEDFLQHLWNNYYKKYLVSEKLAGNTVGSKICRNPVIWDNLYVSAQSYLNQQLLKIVSSSNTKREELKLVN
- a CDS encoding IS1380 family transposase, which encodes MTPTFTDITPKQFKFSGEKSHPIVVNFQGGTVTSDAGLSLIAEIDRKLEITSKFAQCFQDYRQPNRVDHSVESLIKQRIYGLVMGYEDLNDHEELRHDPMFALAVLKTIGIEDEPAILAGKSTLNRLEHCPEEIEQGVDSRYHKIGHSRSEIESLFVKIFLESYAKEPRQIILDLDVTDDLVHGNQEQVFFNTYYGGYCYAPLYIFCGKHLLASKLRPSNVDPAFGALSELQRVIKQIRQQWKNVEILVRGDSAYSRDDIMRWCESQPGLDYVFGLAQNSRLIGMTTTTQNRASLEFEQKLSTVVSFLETVFQPDEQLPSLAEDLIDNSIWYKSLDYQTRESWSRSRRVVCKVEYGTKGAKIRFVVTSLATNKVPPSQLYKQKYCQRGEMENRFKEQQLELFSDRTSTHTFAGNQLRLWFSSVAYVLMNALRQKCLAKTELQNATVGTIRTKLLKLGALITISTRRILIAITSSCPYKHIFATAHRRLKMLPNTA